Part of the Companilactobacillus zhachilii genome is shown below.
CTTTAATATTCTTCAAGTTCTTGTAGTCAGTACCACCAAGTGAACCAGCACCTGAAGGAACAACGGAGTCATATTTCTTTGATTGTAGAGCTTTATCAATATTGTTCATTGAAACAACGTTGATTGTGATGTGTCCAATTTGAGCTTTCTTTCCGTAGTAGTACTTGTTTGGTGACCAACTTGTTGATTCACCTTCGACAACTTTATCTAGCTTGTAAGGACCAGTAAAGATAGGATTCTTACGGATTTGTTCTGAAGAGGCAAGTTTAGCGATTGGAACATCTTTGATGTATTCATAAGGTTCAACGTAATCCCAGATGTATGAGTTTCCGGCAAATTTCATACTTGGAGCCATCTTCTTGAAGTGAAGTACGGCAACTTTACCATTTTCACCATCGGGATAAGTAATACCTGAGATAGTATCAGCTTTACCAGCGTGGTATTCAGCCATACCTTCAATATTCTCATAGTCAGATGAGTACTGTTGTGAAGTTGAGTCCTTATTACCTAGGACTTCATAAGCATATTCAATATCCTTAGCAGTAACAGGTGAGCCGTTTGACCACTTGGCATTGCTACGAAGTGTGATTGTGGCTGTCTTAGCTTTACGATCAAGTTTTTGATTAGCCATACCACCATCAACAATCTTGTAGTTCTTGTCGACATTGAACAAGTTTCCTTGACCACCAGGTGCGAAGGCTTGATTATCTGATTCGTTTGGAGCTAAGGCTGGATCAGTGATACCTTGGAATGGAGCATTGTTGACCAAGGCCAACTTCAAAGTACCATTCTTAGTTGCTGATTTATCAGTTTTATCCGGATTTTTATACGCTGTTTGCATTTTAACGGCAGCGCTTGAGGATTCACTACTGCTGTTATTTGAACATCCAGCTAGTGTGATTGCAGCAAGAAAAGTTACGGCAATTGTGGCTAGCTTAGTTTTTGTTTTAACCATATATATTTCCCCTTTGAAAAAATTTTAAAAACTATAAATTTTGCCAAATCCCCTTGTTGAAAGATGAATTGGTTGTCATGCAAAAAGAGAGCAGAGAGATGTGTTTGTAATGATGGAGGCATCACTTCTTTCAAGTGGCTAAGTATAATTTCAAAAATAATTAAGCATCAATTCCGTGGCGTTGTGAGGCATCGGCTGACCGACGAACGACTTGTCCGATATAACTAATTGAGAGACAGAGGACAATAATTAAGAGGGCGGCTGGTAACCAAGTCCACCAGTATTGGGTGATATTGTTAGGATCATTGGCATTGGCAATCAAAGTACCAAGTGATGGTGTTTGAATGGGAAGACCAAATCCCAAGTAGGAAAGTCCTGTTTCAACCCCGATGTTTTCGGCGAAAGATAAAGTTGTATCAACGATAATCAGGGATGAAATGTTAGGCATGATTTCTTTGAAAATAATCTTAAAATTGCTGGTACCGGAAGTTTTGGCAGCTGCAACATAATCTTTTTCCGATTCTGACAAAGTTCTAGAACGAATCAGACGAGAAGTTCCTTCCCAATAAAAGATTGAGAAAATCAATGTCAAAGTGACGGCGTTGTAATTTTTAATGATAGTAACTAAAACAATGATCATCATAGTCATTGGCAACATCATCATGAAGTCGTACACACGTTGCATACCCCAGTCGATATAACCGTTGAAGTAACCTGAAATAAGTCCCCAGCAAATACCAAAGGTTGAAGAAATAATCGTTAAACCAATCGCGATTCCGATTGAATTTCTAGCCCCGACGATTAGTTGTTGACCAACTGAACGTCCACCAGTATCTGCTCCAAGAATGAAACCATTGGTTCCGGGCGAGGCGTTGTAATTCATGATATTTGTTTCCATCATCTTTGGTGTGTTGATGAAAAGTGAAGCTATCATGACGAACAGAATAAATCCGACAACGATGACCAAAGCGACCATTGCTGGTTTATCGGCCTTGAACTCACTCCAGATGATCTTGGCTGAAGACGGTGTAGCTTCGTCTTGGGCTTCTTTGGAAAGTTTTTCCAGGTCGGCCGCTGAAATCTTTGAATGTCTATTTAAATTTTCTTCCATAATTGACGGCCCCCTTATTGGATTCTGATTCTAGGATCAACGATACTTAGGATGATATCTGAAAGTAGGGTACCTAGAAGGTTCAAAATTCCGTAGATTAAAACTAATGCGGTGATAACAGTGTAGTCACGATAACTAATTGAGTTAATGAAGAGTAATCCCATACCAGGGTAAGAGAAGACAGTTTCAGTAAATAGAGAACCATTCAACAAACCGGTGATGGAGTAACCTGCAAAAGCTGCAATTGGTAACAAGGAGTTTCTGAAGATATGGTGTCTATAAATAT
Proteins encoded:
- a CDS encoding oligopeptide ABC transporter substrate-binding protein, which produces MVKTKTKLATIAVTFLAAITLAGCSNNSSSESSSAAVKMQTAYKNPDKTDKSATKNGTLKLALVNNAPFQGITDPALAPNESDNQAFAPGGQGNLFNVDKNYKIVDGGMANQKLDRKAKTATITLRSNAKWSNGSPVTAKDIEYAYEVLGNKDSTSQQYSSDYENIEGMAEYHAGKADTISGITYPDGENGKVAVLHFKKMAPSMKFAGNSYIWDYVEPYEYIKDVPIAKLASSEQIRKNPIFTGPYKLDKVVEGESTSWSPNKYYYGKKAQIGHITINVVSMNNIDKALQSKKYDSVVPSGAGSLGGTDYKNLKNIKDYTMVGQPAFTYSYFAFNLGHFDTKTGKNVMDPNKKMANKNLRQAMMYALNVDQVTKKFGNGIKQRANTLLPPIFSKYYDKSAKGYTLNIKKANKLLDEAGYKKRNGSKWRSDPKGKPLTIYFGAMTSSATTEATYQDYLQQWHKIGLNVKYTNGKPMEMNSFYDTLQKPSQSKMDIWLGAWSTSSEPTETQLYGDTAPFNYGHFVTKKNSELISAMNNSASWNDKTRTKVFKEWQNYMNSQAGVVGEQFSYNWQPVNNRVKGFDFGPANNEFYSDLTLTSSKLK
- a CDS encoding ABC transporter permease, with the translated sequence MEENLNRHSKISAADLEKLSKEAQDEATPSSAKIIWSEFKADKPAMVALVIVVGFILFVMIASLFINTPKMMETNIMNYNASPGTNGFILGADTGGRSVGQQLIVGARNSIGIAIGLTIISSTFGICWGLISGYFNGYIDWGMQRVYDFMMMLPMTMMIIVLVTIIKNYNAVTLTLIFSIFYWEGTSRLIRSRTLSESEKDYVAAAKTSGTSNFKIIFKEIMPNISSLIIVDTTLSFAENIGVETGLSYLGFGLPIQTPSLGTLIANANDPNNITQYWWTWLPAALLIIVLCLSISYIGQVVRRSADASQRHGIDA